Part of the Gloeocapsa sp. DLM2.Bin57 genome is shown below.
ATCGATCATCCCTGTTTCATGATTATAGATTGGCTTATCGATCGCTTTGCCTTCTTTGAGAGATTTGATTTGTTCGTACATCAAATCGAAGTTATTCGCTTTAGGATCAAGTGCGGTCACACCTGCTGCTTTTCTGCCTTTGCGATCTAAACTATGGTAGTCATCTAAACAAATTACGGTCATAAATTCTTGACCGAATAAATCAGTTAAGCGACGCAAAAAAGTTGACTTACCACATCCGGAATCCCCGGCGACACCAATAACTACCACGCGATCTGACTGAGTGGTCATAGCTTCCCTCTAAAATACTAAACTGTTTTCTTATCAAGTAAGATCTCATCTAAGCCAACAAGTACCTACTTTCAAGTAAGTAATTGAATTGCCCGATTATTCAGGACTATTTGATCCCAGATACTTATGGGCAAATTTTACCAGAATAAGGTTCTTTCTACAAGTAGTCAGTAACCAGAATCTTAACTGGGGTAGCCCAAAACATTAAAAAAACCTAAAACTGCCTTAATGGTAACTTTTTTTTCTTTTAAGTTTTGTTAAGCTAGTTGGTGATTAACCGACTCTAACTCCTATGTGACTTACTCACAGTAGCTTAGGGATGATAGGCTATTAAATGGCTCTATATTTTTTTAAGTTAGGAGATTCAGAAGGGATGAGCAAATCTTTCCTAGCGGGACAAACCAGCGACAACACAAATTATGGTAACCGCATTTTTGTTTACGAAGTAGTCGGTCTTAGTCAAAATCAACAAACCAATAAGTTAGAATATCCTATTCGTCGTAGCGGTAGTATATTTATCAAAGTTCCCTATAACCGCATGAATCAAGAAATGCAGCGAATTACTCGCCTAGGAGGACGAATAGTTAGTATCAAATCTTGTGATCAAGATACAGAAAGTAAGGCAACACCAGAACATACTAGTAAACCTATGACTCAAGCTCAAGCCAAAA
Proteins encoded:
- a CDS encoding ferredoxin-NADP reductase; this encodes MSKSFLAGQTSDNTNYGNRIFVYEVVGLSQNQQTNKLEYPIRRSGSIFIKVPYNRMNQEMQRITRLGGRIVSIKSCDQDTESKATPEHTSKPMTQAQAKNKDIPVNIYRPNKPFIGKCIENRELVDEGGLGTVR